In Streptomyces sp. TLI_146, the genomic stretch GCGGCCCGGCTCGCGGCCTTCTTCGGCGACGTACGGATCCGGCCGAGCTTCCGCACCCCGCTCGAACGACGGCTCTCCGCCTGAGAGCCCGTCTCTGAGTGTCGGCCGATCATGAAGCGTGTGTGAAGCGCCCATCGATTCCATGGACACTTCAACCCCGCGGCTCTAGCGTCGGGCGCCGGCGCGACACCCGATGTACGTACCCGGCGTACGTGTGGACCACGTACGCATGCCGACGTACGCACCCAGAGGAGCCGTATGTCCCGCAGAGCGCTCGCCCGCGCACTGGCCCTGACGCTCACCGTCTCCGCGACCGCCCTCGCCGGGCCCGCCGGAGCCGCCGAGATACCCAAGGCGCCCGGCCACCGCCTGGTCAGCCAGTACGAGGGCGCCCCCGCCACCGCCCGGCCGGTGCCGGGACCGGCCCCCGCCCAGCACCCCTACCTCGCCCCCAACGGGCGCAGCGGGATGCACGGCGACGCCTGGGGCAGCGGCACCCATCCGTACGCGGGCCCGCTGGGCCGGGACCCGCAGGTGACCAGCGAGCGGATCGCGGCACTCGGCGGCGAGTGCGCGACGGCGACGTTCGACGCGGCCGGGCGGCTGATCACCGTCTGCGGCACCTTCCAGGGATTCAAGCTGAAGCTCTTGGAACCGCGCACGCTCGCCACCCTCGCGGAGTACCAGCTGCCCCAGCGGTCGTCGACCGTCGAGGCGATCACCCGCCTGGACTTCTCGAAGATCTTCAAGGACACCTCGGGCGGCGCCTACTTCTACCTCGACAACGAGGACCGGGTGGTCCTCGCCGACTCCCGCCACCACATCCTGCGCATCGCGCACGAGCAGGCGGCGGACGGCAGTTGGCGCTTCGCCGTGGTGGACGACTGGGACCTCACCGGGGTGGTCCCGCACGACTGCGTCAGCTGGACCAACCTCTTCCCCAGCGGCACCTGCGACCCGGTCACCTCCGTGATGCCGGACTGGCAGGGCCGTATCTGGTGGGTGACGCGGCTGGGCCGGGTCGGCACGGTGGACCCCGGCACGGGCCGGATCCGCTCGGTCGAGCTGCCCGGGGAGGAGATCCAGAACTCCTTCTCGGTGGCCGAGGACGGCGTCTCCATCGTCTCCGACCACGCCCTGTACGGCTTCCGCGCGGGCGCCGACGGCACACCGGTGGTGCGGTGGCGCCAGACGTACGACCGCGGCACGGGCACCAAACCCGGCTCGGTGAACCAGGGTTCGGGCACCACCCCCGACCTCTTCGGCGACGGCTATGTGGCCATCACCGACAACGCCGACGACCGTATGAACGTGGTCGTGTACCGGCGCGGGGCGGACGTTCCCGACGACCGACGCCTGGTCTGCAAGGTCCCGGTGTTCGGGGCGGGCCGGTCGACGACCGACAACTCCCTGATCACCTGGGGCAACAGCATCGTCGTGGAGAACAACTACGGCTACGAGAACGTGACCTCGCTGACCTTCGGCAGGAGCGTGACCGGCGGCGTGACCCGCATCGACGTGCGCCCGGACGGCAGCGGCTGCGACACGGTGTGGGATAGCGCCGTCCGATCCCCGTCGACGGTCCCCAAGCTCTCGACGGCGAATGGGCTGTTGTATTTCTACGAGAAGGAGCCCAACGCCCTCGGGATCGACGCCTGGTATCTGACCGCCGTCGACTTCCGTACGGGCGCGGTGCGCTGGAAGCGGCTGACGGGGACCGGCCCGGCGTACGACAACAACTGGGCTCCTGTGACGATCGGCCCGGACGGCACGGCGTACGTGGGCGTGTTCAACGGGATCGTGGCGGTGCGCGACCGGGACTGACCCAGGGCGGAAGCCTGGGGCACGGCCGTCAGATCAGCCGGGAGCGGATGAGGAAGCGCACGCCTTCCGGAGCCTCCAGGGAGAAGCCGCTGCCGCGCCCCTCCACGACGTCGACGATCAGCCGGGTGTGCCGCCACACCTCGTGCTGGCTCACCGACATCCAGAACGGGACGGGCTCCTCCACCCCGTCGACGGCGAGGCGTTCGAGCAGGACGTCGGAGCCTCCCGTACGGAACTCGCCGTCCGGGTAGCACATGGGCGCGCTGCCGTCGCAGCAGCCGCCCGACTGGTGGAACATCAGGGGCCCGTGGGCCGCCCGCAGCCGCCGCAGCAACTCGGCGGCAGCAGGCGTCAGTTCCACGCGCGCGTGCCCGGTGCTCGTGTCGCTTCCCGCGTTCGGCTCGGACATGAGGATCACGGCCCTTCGGTACGGCGTCCGGACCCCCAATCAACCACGGAAGGGGTTGCCGTCACGTTGCGGGCAGGTCGGACGACCGTCACCGGGTCCGCTACCCCTTGAGGTGCGCCCGTACCGAGTCGTCCTGGGCCTCGCGCGGATGCGGGACCGGGAGCGGTGACGAGGGCGTCGGTTCGTCGTGCTGGAGCGAGACCGTCCGGGTGGGGGCCGGGATCGCGATGCCCTCCGCGCGGTAGCGCTGGTGCAGGCGCTTGATGAACTCGTGCTTGATCCGGTACTGGTCGCTGAACTCACCCACGCCCAGGATCACGGTGAAGTTGATCCGCGAGTCCGCGAAGGTGTGGAAGCGGACCGCCGCCTCGTGGTGGGGGAGCGCGCCGGTGATGTCGACCATCACGCTGTCGATGACTTCGAGGGTCACCCGCTCGACGTGCTCCAGGTCGCTGTCGTACCCGACGCCCACCTGGACGAGGATCGACAACTCCTGTTCGGGGCGGCTGTAGTTGGTCATGTTCGTCCGGGCGAGCCGGGCGTTGGGGATGATGACCAGGTTGTTCGACAGGTTGCGCACCACGGTGTTGCGCCAGTTGATGTCGACGACGTACCCCTCCTCGCCGCTGCTGAGCCGCATGTAGTCACCGGGCTGCACCGTCTTGGAGGCGAGGATGTGCACGCCCGCGAAGAGGTTGGCGAGGGTGTCCTGGAGGGCGAGCGCGACCGCGAGGCCGCCCACGCCGAGGGCGGTGAGCAGCGGCGCGATGGAGATGCCCAGGGTGTCCAGGGCGATCAGCGAGCCCATCGCGACCACCACGACGCGGGTGATGTTCACGAAGATGGTGGCCGACCCGGCCACACCGGTCCGCGAGTGCGCCACGGACTGCACCAGCCCCGCGATCACCCGGGCCGTGGAGAACGTGGTGATCAGGATGAGCACGGCGGTCAGCGAGTGGTTGACGATCGCCGCGATCCGCGTGGTGAGCGGCAGCGCCGAGGCCGCCGCCGCGGTGCCCGCGATGACGGCGGCCCAGGGGGCGGAGGTGCGCAGCGCGTCGACGATGATGTCGTCCCCGCTCCACCGTGTCCGCAGCGCGTGCTTGCCCAGCCACCGCAGCAGCGCGCGCAGCAGCACCGCGGCGAGGAGCCCCGCGGCCACCGCGATGGCGGCGACCACCCAGTCGTGCAGGACGAGGCCCCGGGTCAACGGACACCCTCCGAGGCGCGTCGGGCCGGGGAGACGCCGTGGGGGGCCGAAGGAACGGCGAGGGCCGCCACTGGCCGCCGTATATGAAGTGTCGCCATCTTGTCACCTGTCAGTTCGTCTTGCGCGAAGCCTCGTTC encodes the following:
- a CDS encoding DUF779 domain-containing protein encodes the protein MSEPNAGSDTSTGHARVELTPAAAELLRRLRAAHGPLMFHQSGGCCDGSAPMCYPDGEFRTGGSDVLLERLAVDGVEEPVPFWMSVSQHEVWRHTRLIVDVVEGRGSGFSLEAPEGVRFLIRSRLI
- a CDS encoding mechanosensitive ion channel family protein, whose translation is MTRGLVLHDWVVAAIAVAAGLLAAVLLRALLRWLGKHALRTRWSGDDIIVDALRTSAPWAAVIAGTAAAASALPLTTRIAAIVNHSLTAVLILITTFSTARVIAGLVQSVAHSRTGVAGSATIFVNITRVVVVAMGSLIALDTLGISIAPLLTALGVGGLAVALALQDTLANLFAGVHILASKTVQPGDYMRLSSGEEGYVVDINWRNTVVRNLSNNLVIIPNARLARTNMTNYSRPEQELSILVQVGVGYDSDLEHVERVTLEVIDSVMVDITGALPHHEAAVRFHTFADSRINFTVILGVGEFSDQYRIKHEFIKRLHQRYRAEGIAIPAPTRTVSLQHDEPTPSSPLPVPHPREAQDDSVRAHLKG